The Balaenoptera acutorostrata chromosome 15, mBalAcu1.1, whole genome shotgun sequence genome contains a region encoding:
- the NME3 gene encoding nucleoside diphosphate kinase 3 isoform X2 — MICLVLTIFANLFPAAYTGVHERTFLAVKPDGVQRRLVGEIVRRLERKGFKLVALKLVLASEELLRQHYAELRERPFYGRLVKYMGSGPVVAMVWQGLDVVRASRALIGATNPADAAPGTIRGDFCIEVGKNVIHGSDSVESARREIALWFRADELLCWEDSAGHWLYE; from the exons ATGATCTGCCTGGTGCTGACTATCTTCGCCAACCTCTTCCCGGCGG CGTACACCGGCGTGCACGAGCGCACCTTCCTGGCCGTGAAGCCCGACGGCGTGCAGCGGCGGCTCGTGGGCGAGATCGTTCGGCGCCTCGAGAGGAAGGGCTTCAAGCTGGTGGCGCTGAAGCTGGTGCTG gccTCGGAGGAGCTGCTGCGCCAGCACTACGCCGAGCTGCGTGAGCGCCCTTTCTACGGGCGCCTGGTCAAGTACATGGGCTCCGGGCCGGTGGTGGCCATG GTGTGGCAGGGTCTGGACGTTGTGCGCGCTTCGCGGGCGCTCATCGGGGCCACGAACCCGGCCGACGCCGCGCCTGGCACCATCCGTGGCGATTTCTGCATCGAGGTCGGCAA GAACGTGATTCACGGCAGCGACTCGGTGGAGAGCGCCCGCCGCGAGATAGCGCTCTGGTTCCGCGCGGACGAGCTCCTGTGCTGGGAGGACAGCGCCGGGCACTGGCTGTACGAGTAG
- the MRPS34 gene encoding 28S ribosomal protein S34, mitochondrial, whose amino-acid sequence MARKKVRPRLIAELARRVRALREQRERPRDSERYALDYETLTRPHLGRKLPARAWADVRRESRLLQLLGRLPLFGLGRLVTRKSWLWQHDEPCYWRLTRVRPDYTAQNLDHGKAWGVLTFKGKTESEPREIEQVMYHDWRLVPKHEEEAFTAFTPAPEDTMRTVPYPPLLRAMILAERQRNGDTSTEEPMLNLNRIRIDPWDYPENQESKRKTKGTAV is encoded by the exons ATGGCGCGGAAGAAGGTGCGGCCGCGGCTGATCGCCGAGCTGGCCCGCCGCGTGCGGGCCCTGCGCGAGCAGCGGGAGCGGCCGCGCGATTCGGAGCGCTACGCCCTGGACTACGAGACGCTGACGCGGCCGCACTTGGGCCGCAAGCTGCCCGCGCGAGCCTGGGCCGACGTGCGCCGCGAGAGCCGCCTCCTGCAGTTGCTCGGCCGCCTCCCGCTCTTCGGCCTGGGCCGCCTTGTCACGCGCAAGTCCTGGCTGTGGCAGCACGACGAGCCGTGCTACTGGCGCCTCACGCGGGTCCGGCCCGACTACACGGCGCAG AACTTGGACCACGGGAAGGCCTGGGGCGTCCTGACCTTCAAAG GAAAGACAGAGAGTGAGCCTCGGGAGATAGAACAGGTCATGTACCACGACTGGCGGCTGGTGCCCAAGCACGAGGAGGAGGCCTTCACCGCTTTCACGCCGGCGCCGGAGGACACAATGCGCACTGTGCCCTACCCGCCGCTCCTCCGCGCAATGATTCTAGCAGAGCGACAGAGAAATGGAGACACCAGCACGGAGGAGCCCATGCTCAATCTGAACAGGATACGCATTGATCCATGGGACTATCCTGAGAACCAGGAGTCGAAGAGAAAGACCAAGGGCACCGCAGTCTAA
- the SPSB3 gene encoding SPRY domain-containing SOCS box protein 3 isoform X2, translated as MRMPGPWLWQGPPTGATTLMGSAVPVTGESFCDCDSQSEAFCGSLHAAHRGRDCRCGEEDEYFDWVWDDLNKSSATLLSCDNRKVNFHMEYSCGTAAIRGTKELGEGQHFWEIKMTSPVYGTDMMVGIGTSDVDLDKYHHTFCSLLGRDEDSWGLSYTGLLHHKGDKTSFSSRFGQGSIIGVHLDTWHGTLTFFKNRKCIGVAATKLQNKRFYPMVCSTAAKSSMKVIRSCASITSLQYLCCYRLRQLRPDSGDTLEGLPLPPGLKQVLHHKLGWVLSMSCGHRKPPAPSPTANPSSPETRRCQRKRCRRT; from the exons ATGCGGATGCCCGGGCCGTGGCTCTGGCAGGGTCCACCAACTGGGGCTACGACTCTGATGGGCAG CGCTGTGCCTGTGACCGGGGAGTCCTTCTGCGACTGTGACAGTCAGAGTGAGGCCTTCTGCGGCAGCCTGCACGCTGCCCACCGGGGCAGGGACTGCCGCTGCGGGGAGGAGGACGAGT ATTTTGACTGGGTCTGGGATGACCTGAATAAGTCCTCAGCCACCCTGCTGAGCTGTGACAACCGGAAGGTCAACTTCCACATGGAGTACAGCTGTGGCACAGCGGCCATCCGGGGCAccaaggagctgggggagggccaGCACTTCTGGGAGATCAAGATGACCTCGCCTGTCTACGGCACTGACATG ATGGTGGGCATCGGGACATCGGACGTGGACCTGGACAAGTACCACCACACGTTTTGCAGCCTGCTCGGCCGGGACGAGGACAGCTGGGGCCTCTCCTACACGG gcctcctccacCACAAGGGCGACAAGACGAGCTTCTCCTCCCGGTTCGGCCAGGGCTCCATCATTGGTGTGCACCTGGACACCTGGCATGGGACGCTGACCTTTTTTAAGAACAGGAAGTGCATAG gagtgGCAGCCACCAAGCTGCAGAACAAGAGGTTCTACCCGATGGTGTGCTCCACGGCGGCCAAGAGCAGCATGAAGGTGATCCGCTCCTGTGCCAGCATCACCTCCCTGCAGTACCTGTGCTGCTACCGCCTGCGCCAGCTGCGGCCCGACTCTGGGGACACGCTCGAGGGCCTGCCCCTGCCGCCCGGCCTCAAGCAGGTGCTGCACCACAAGCTGGGCTGGGTCCTGAGCATGAGCTGCGGCCACCGCAAGCCCCCCGCGCCCTCGCCCACAGCCAATCCCAGCAGCCCCGAGACCCGGCGCTGCCAGAGGAAGCGCTGCCGAAGGACCTAG
- the EME2 gene encoding LOW QUALITY PROTEIN: probable crossover junction endonuclease EME2 (The sequence of the model RefSeq protein was modified relative to this genomic sequence to represent the inferred CDS: deleted 1 base in 1 codon; substituted 1 base at 1 genomic stop codon) has product MAGQPPRSDRKMPPRAAGRARRRKRPLQPPTWEISDSDTEGPAGEETAARVRDPAEERRAAAEVLRRLRPEQAVRRLAVLVDPAILEDAGADILMEALDALGYEYLVEPERPAWSLRWSRVKPDPCPFSVPPEVWAADEQDRLLLLEPEEFLQGVVXLTQTCGPTCSVPWITPESPACLHLAVIGLDVYLWSYQSSTQEIWQPERPAVARAKVAVGWPEVEEALVLLQLWANVDVLLVASWQELSQHVCAFTKALTQHPFKQSRESGAFSFCTTRRWAAAENVARDGTGLRGAWWQQIRQFNCVSPAVANAVVAAFPSPCLLQQVYVACGMEQERLALLADLPVKMGEDVQPYLSRHICLFLTTTNPNLLLDLGS; this is encoded by the exons ATGGCCGGGCAGCCTCCGCGCTCCGACCGGAAGATGCCACCGCGCGCCGCGGGGCGCGCCCGACGCCGGAAGCGGCCG CTGCAGCCCCCGACCTGGGAGATCTCGGATTCGGACACCGAGGGCCCCGCAGGCGAGGAGACCGCCGCCAGGGTCCGGGACCCGGCGGAGGAGCGCAGGGCGGCCGCCGAGGTGCTGCGGCGTCTGCGGCCCGAGCAAGCCGTGCGGCGCCTGGCGGTGCTCGTGGACCCAG CTATTCTGGAAGATGCCGGTGCCGACATCCTGATGGAGGCTCTGGACGCCCTGGGCTATGAGTACCTCGTGGAGCCCGAGCGCCCTGCCTGGAGCCTCAGGTGGAGCAGAGTGAAGCCAGACCCTTGCCCCTTCAGT GTGCCTCCTGAGGTGTGGGCTGCGGATGAGCAGGAccggctgctgctgctggagccTGAGGAGTTTCTGCAGGGCGTTGTCTAGCTGACCCAG ACATGTGGCCCAACCTGTTCTGTGCCCTGGATCACTCCTGAGAGCCCTGCCTGCCTCCACCTGGCTGTCATTGGGCTGGATGTTTACCTGTG GTCTTACCAGTCCAGCACCCAGGAGATATGGCAGCCAGAGCGTCCAGCGGTGGCTCGTGCCAAGGTGGCAGTTGGCTGGCCCGAGGTGGAAGAG GCCCTGGTGCTCCTGCAGCTCTGGGCAAACGTGGATGTGCTGTTGGTGGCCTCCTGGCAGGAGCTGAGTCAGCATGTGTGTGCCTTCACCAAGGCCCTCACCCAGCATCCCTTCAA GCAGTCCAGGGAGTCTGGGGCCTTTTCCTTCTGCACTACCAGGCGCTGGGCAGCAGCCGAGAAT GTGGCAAGAGATGGCACCGGCCTGCGGGGGGCCTGGTGGCAGCAGATCAGGCAGTTCAACTGCGTCAGCCCGGCTGTGGCCAATGCTGTTGTcgctgccttcccctccccctgccttctgCAACAG GTGTACGTGGCCTGTGGCATGGAGCAGGAGCGCCTAGCCctcctggctgatctccctgtgaagATGGGCGAGGATGTGCAGCCCTACCTCTCCCGCCACATCTGCCTCTTCCTGACGACCACGAACCCCAACCTCCTGCTGGACCTGGGCTCCTGA
- the SPSB3 gene encoding SPRY domain-containing SOCS box protein 3 isoform X1, whose protein sequence is MARRPRSSRAWHFVLSAARRDADARAVALAGSTNWGYDSDGQHSDSDSDPEYASLPSSIPSAVPVTGESFCDCDSQSEAFCGSLHAAHRGRDCRCGEEDEYFDWVWDDLNKSSATLLSCDNRKVNFHMEYSCGTAAIRGTKELGEGQHFWEIKMTSPVYGTDMMVGIGTSDVDLDKYHHTFCSLLGRDEDSWGLSYTGLLHHKGDKTSFSSRFGQGSIIGVHLDTWHGTLTFFKNRKCIGVAATKLQNKRFYPMVCSTAAKSSMKVIRSCASITSLQYLCCYRLRQLRPDSGDTLEGLPLPPGLKQVLHHKLGWVLSMSCGHRKPPAPSPTANPSSPETRRCQRKRCRRT, encoded by the exons ATGGCCAGGCGCCCACGGAGCAGCAGAGCATGGCATTTTGTCCTGAGCGCAGCTCGCCGAGATGCGGATGCCCGGGCCGTGGCTCTGGCAGGGTCCACCAACTGGGGCTACGACTCTGATGGGCAG CACAGCGACTCAGATTCCGACCCCGAGTATGCATCTCTGCCGTCATCCATCCCCAGCGCTGTGCCTGTGACCGGGGAGTCCTTCTGCGACTGTGACAGTCAGAGTGAGGCCTTCTGCGGCAGCCTGCACGCTGCCCACCGGGGCAGGGACTGCCGCTGCGGGGAGGAGGACGAGT ATTTTGACTGGGTCTGGGATGACCTGAATAAGTCCTCAGCCACCCTGCTGAGCTGTGACAACCGGAAGGTCAACTTCCACATGGAGTACAGCTGTGGCACAGCGGCCATCCGGGGCAccaaggagctgggggagggccaGCACTTCTGGGAGATCAAGATGACCTCGCCTGTCTACGGCACTGACATG ATGGTGGGCATCGGGACATCGGACGTGGACCTGGACAAGTACCACCACACGTTTTGCAGCCTGCTCGGCCGGGACGAGGACAGCTGGGGCCTCTCCTACACGG gcctcctccacCACAAGGGCGACAAGACGAGCTTCTCCTCCCGGTTCGGCCAGGGCTCCATCATTGGTGTGCACCTGGACACCTGGCATGGGACGCTGACCTTTTTTAAGAACAGGAAGTGCATAG gagtgGCAGCCACCAAGCTGCAGAACAAGAGGTTCTACCCGATGGTGTGCTCCACGGCGGCCAAGAGCAGCATGAAGGTGATCCGCTCCTGTGCCAGCATCACCTCCCTGCAGTACCTGTGCTGCTACCGCCTGCGCCAGCTGCGGCCCGACTCTGGGGACACGCTCGAGGGCCTGCCCCTGCCGCCCGGCCTCAAGCAGGTGCTGCACCACAAGCTGGGCTGGGTCCTGAGCATGAGCTGCGGCCACCGCAAGCCCCCCGCGCCCTCGCCCACAGCCAATCCCAGCAGCCCCGAGACCCGGCGCTGCCAGAGGAAGCGCTGCCGAAGGACCTAG
- the NME3 gene encoding nucleoside diphosphate kinase 3 isoform X1, which translates to MICLVLTIFANLFPAAYTGVHERTFLAVKPDGVQRRLVGEIVRRLERKGFKLVALKLVLASEELLRQHYAELRERPFYGRLVKYMGSGPVVAMVWQGLDVVRASRALIGATNPADAAPGTIRGDFCIEERDSRQRLGGERPPRDSALVPRGRAPVLGGQRRALAVRVAGRADVPVCSGLWVIPHSPGPGGVHTRGPHS; encoded by the exons ATGATCTGCCTGGTGCTGACTATCTTCGCCAACCTCTTCCCGGCGG CGTACACCGGCGTGCACGAGCGCACCTTCCTGGCCGTGAAGCCCGACGGCGTGCAGCGGCGGCTCGTGGGCGAGATCGTTCGGCGCCTCGAGAGGAAGGGCTTCAAGCTGGTGGCGCTGAAGCTGGTGCTG gccTCGGAGGAGCTGCTGCGCCAGCACTACGCCGAGCTGCGTGAGCGCCCTTTCTACGGGCGCCTGGTCAAGTACATGGGCTCCGGGCCGGTGGTGGCCATG GTGTGGCAGGGTCTGGACGTTGTGCGCGCTTCGCGGGCGCTCATCGGGGCCACGAACCCGGCCGACGCCGCGCCTGGCACCATCCGTGGCGATTTCTGCATCGAG GAACGTGATTCACGGCAGCGACTCGGTGGAGAGCGCCCGCCGCGAGATAGCGCTCTGGTTCCGCGCGGACGAGCTCCTGTGCTGGGAGGACAGCGCCGGGCACTGGCTGTACGAGTAGCCGGTCGGGCAGATGTGCCCGTCTGCAGTGGGCTGTGGGTGATTCCGCATTCTCCAGGCCCCGGAGGTGTGCACACACGTGGGCCCCACTCCTAG